The following coding sequences lie in one Erwinia amylovora genomic window:
- a CDS encoding antiterminator Q family protein: MRDIQLILERWGNWSKHRIESDVGYSAIAAGFEGLLAENSTGMSCTENDALIIDACVGRLKQKRPDEYALLSDHYIKDISKRALGRKLKLSEGMIRIKFQMAEGFIEGCLSMLDVRLEME; the protein is encoded by the coding sequence ATGCGTGATATTCAGCTGATACTGGAGCGCTGGGGCAACTGGTCAAAACACCGGATTGAAAGTGACGTTGGGTATTCTGCCATTGCAGCCGGGTTTGAAGGGCTGTTAGCTGAAAACTCTACGGGTATGAGTTGCACCGAAAACGATGCGCTGATCATTGATGCATGCGTGGGACGGTTGAAACAGAAACGTCCGGATGAGTACGCGTTGCTGTCTGACCACTATATCAAAGATATTTCAAAACGCGCGCTGGGGCGAAAGTTGAAGTTGTCTGAGGGGATGATCAGGATAAAGTTTCAGATGGCAGAAGGGTTTATTGAGGGCTGCCTGTCGATGCTGGATGTCAGGCTTGAAATGGAGTAA
- a CDS encoding pyocin activator PrtN family protein, producing the protein MNTVFLLMAEFETSTIPLAVIAERYLGMRPSTADKKASCGELPLASFRIGAGQKSPRMVHVSDLAEFIDKRRKEAKDELQKMQ; encoded by the coding sequence ATGAATACTGTGTTTCTGCTTATGGCGGAGTTCGAGACCTCAACGATCCCTCTCGCTGTTATTGCTGAACGTTACCTCGGCATGCGCCCATCCACTGCCGATAAAAAAGCAAGCTGCGGCGAATTGCCCCTCGCTTCATTCAGGATCGGAGCAGGTCAGAAATCACCCCGCATGGTGCATGTTTCAGATCTAGCGGAGTTTATTGATAAACGAAGAAAGGAAGCAAAAGACGAGTTGCAAAAGATGCAATGA
- a CDS encoding conjugal transfer protein TraF, with protein MTNKFKVLASLRPSVALTSLLLAPLGALAAGNYFDARNDAMGGTGVASSTYGSAVLANPALMVKAQPLDKVSIILPAAGAQLSDKNKLVDKVDDLSDTVDHYKAMRDNITFEDIPNLLAASGDLADRLRDIRGEKAWGQAGAALAVTIPDYALPFAFVTKAYGSAYGTSNITQHDIDLLQGIADATTFPSSEDQLTSTALGRAAVVYDIGVAVAHEFDIVGHPFSLGVTPKLQKTTLYNYSASVYSYKRSDLTDGKYKNTDTGFNLDVGAATDLGDNWTLGLSGQNLIPRDIDTKEVNGYQDTYQIRPLVTSGVSFHTERLTAALDVDITPTKRFKIQQDSQYAGIGAEYRLLDWLQLRGGYRADMKSNDTNVFTGGFGISPYNKVHLDLAGMVGKDNTWGAVAQLNFTF; from the coding sequence ATGACAAACAAATTCAAAGTATTAGCCTCGTTGCGACCATCGGTAGCATTGACTTCACTTTTATTAGCCCCGCTGGGTGCGCTGGCTGCCGGTAATTATTTTGATGCCCGTAACGATGCAATGGGTGGAACTGGCGTCGCTTCTTCCACTTACGGATCGGCGGTTCTGGCCAACCCCGCGTTGATGGTCAAGGCTCAGCCACTGGACAAAGTCAGCATTATTCTGCCGGCGGCCGGTGCGCAGCTTAGCGATAAAAATAAACTGGTTGATAAGGTCGATGACCTTTCGGATACCGTCGATCACTACAAGGCCATGCGGGATAACATCACTTTTGAAGATATTCCTAACCTGCTTGCAGCCAGCGGCGATTTGGCTGACCGACTGCGTGATATCCGTGGTGAAAAAGCCTGGGGCCAGGCCGGTGCGGCCCTTGCCGTCACGATCCCTGACTACGCGCTACCGTTTGCCTTTGTTACTAAAGCTTACGGCTCTGCCTATGGCACCAGCAATATCACCCAGCATGATATCGACTTGTTACAGGGAATCGCAGATGCGACGACATTTCCGTCTTCTGAGGACCAGCTGACCTCCACCGCACTGGGTCGGGCGGCAGTTGTTTATGATATCGGTGTTGCCGTGGCACATGAGTTTGATATTGTCGGCCATCCGTTTTCACTGGGCGTTACGCCGAAGTTACAAAAAACCACCTTGTATAACTACAGCGCCTCGGTTTACAGCTATAAAAGATCGGATCTCACCGACGGTAAATATAAAAACACCGATACCGGCTTTAACCTTGACGTGGGGGCAGCAACCGATTTGGGTGACAACTGGACGCTGGGTCTGAGCGGCCAAAACCTGATCCCGCGCGATATCGATACTAAAGAAGTGAACGGATATCAGGATACTTACCAGATCCGCCCGCTGGTGACTTCCGGCGTATCCTTTCACACCGAACGCCTGACCGCCGCGTTGGATGTCGATATCACCCCGACTAAGCGCTTTAAAATCCAGCAGGATAGCCAGTACGCGGGCATCGGTGCCGAATATCGTCTGCTGGACTGGCTGCAATTGCGTGGTGGCTACCGTGCCGATATGAAGTCAAACGACACTAACGTGTTTACCGGCGGTTTCGGCATATCACCTTATAACAAGGTGCACCTTGACCTCGCCGGGATGGTAGGGAAAGACAACACCTGGGGGGCGGTCGCACAGCTGAACTTTACTTTCTAA
- the zur gene encoding zinc uptake transcriptional repressor Zur, producing MTSVEKILTQAEIFCQQRSVRLTPQRLEVLRLMSEHNGAISAYDLLDLLRASEPQAKPPTIYRALDFLLEQGFIHRVESTNSYVVCHHFEQPSHTSAMLICDRCGLVTEQRAEGVEDILKSLAMTSGFVLGHSVIEAHGFCRQCGEIEACTRQDVCHHDHSVQSKKRGR from the coding sequence ATGACCAGCGTTGAAAAAATTCTGACGCAGGCAGAAATTTTCTGTCAGCAACGCAGCGTGCGGCTGACGCCACAACGTCTTGAAGTTCTGCGCCTGATGAGTGAGCATAACGGAGCGATTAGCGCTTATGATCTACTGGATTTATTGCGTGCTTCTGAACCACAGGCAAAACCCCCGACCATCTATCGCGCACTGGACTTTCTGCTGGAGCAAGGCTTTATTCATCGTGTTGAGTCGACCAATAGCTACGTTGTCTGTCACCATTTCGAGCAGCCGTCACATACCTCGGCGATGCTGATATGCGATCGTTGCGGTCTGGTGACGGAACAGCGGGCAGAAGGCGTGGAGGATATATTGAAATCGCTGGCCATGACGTCAGGTTTTGTCCTCGGCCACAGCGTGATTGAAGCACATGGTTTTTGTCGGCAGTGCGGTGAAATAGAAGCCTGTACACGTCAGGATGTCTGTCATCACGACCACAGCGTACAGAGTAAGAAACGTGGGCGATAA
- a CDS encoding CsbD family protein, producing MNKHEAGGNWKQFKGKVKEQWGKLTEDDLTVVEGKRDQLVGKIQERYGYQKDQAEKELSDWETRHDHRW from the coding sequence ATGAATAAACATGAAGCCGGCGGTAACTGGAAACAGTTTAAAGGTAAAGTTAAAGAGCAGTGGGGTAAGCTGACTGAGGATGACTTGACGGTTGTTGAAGGCAAACGCGACCAGCTGGTCGGTAAGATTCAGGAGCGTTATGGTTATCAGAAAGATCAGGCCGAGAAAGAGTTAAGCGACTGGGAAACTCGTCACGATCACCGCTGGTAA
- the dinF gene encoding MATE family efflux transporter DinF, producing the protein MRLLSPDDRNLWRLALPMILSNITVPLLGLVDTAVIGHLDSAAYLGGVAIGTTVTSFLFMLLLFLRMSTTGLTAQAFGANDKLALGKALIQPLMLALLAGGLFIALKMPLIHLALKLTGGSEQVLHQAALFMQVRWLSAPATLINLVLLGWLLGVQYARAPAILMVVGNLVNILLVLWFVVGLKWGVQGAGAATAIAEYVSLIVGLLMVRRVMVLRGLSLRQMLTAWRGGFTRLLRLNRDIMLRSLLLQICFATLTLLGARLGNEVLAVNAVLMMFLTFTAYALDGFAYAVEACSGKACGAKDSKQLLTVWHAACRQALVVALAFSLIYAVSGMQIVALLTSLEPLRELADRYLWWQVLMPLAGVGCYLLDGMFIGATRASEMRNGMAIAALGFALTLFSVPWLGNHGLWLSLTVFMLLRGMTLWTIWRRHWRNGSWFVR; encoded by the coding sequence ATGCGTTTATTATCTCCTGATGATAGAAACCTCTGGCGGCTTGCGCTGCCGATGATCCTCTCCAATATCACCGTCCCGTTACTGGGACTGGTGGATACCGCTGTGATTGGGCATCTTGATAGTGCTGCTTATCTTGGCGGCGTGGCGATTGGCACCACGGTGACCAGCTTCCTGTTTATGCTGCTGCTTTTTTTGCGCATGAGTACCACCGGGCTTACCGCGCAAGCGTTTGGTGCTAACGACAAACTCGCGCTGGGCAAGGCGTTAATACAGCCACTTATGCTGGCCCTGCTGGCGGGAGGGCTGTTTATCGCCCTGAAAATGCCGCTTATCCATCTGGCCCTGAAACTGACCGGCGGCAGCGAGCAGGTTCTGCATCAGGCTGCGCTATTTATGCAGGTGCGTTGGCTAAGCGCCCCCGCTACGCTGATAAACCTGGTACTGCTTGGCTGGCTGCTGGGCGTACAATATGCTCGTGCGCCGGCGATCCTGATGGTCGTTGGCAACCTGGTGAATATCCTGCTGGTTCTGTGGTTTGTGGTCGGCCTTAAATGGGGCGTGCAGGGGGCGGGTGCGGCGACGGCGATTGCTGAATACGTCAGCCTGATCGTCGGGCTGCTGATGGTGAGGCGGGTAATGGTGTTACGCGGGCTGTCGCTGCGTCAGATGCTTACGGCCTGGCGTGGGGGGTTCACTCGCCTGCTGCGCCTAAATCGCGATATTATGCTGCGTTCGTTATTACTGCAAATCTGCTTTGCCACCCTGACTCTCCTTGGCGCGCGCTTAGGGAATGAGGTGCTGGCGGTGAATGCGGTGCTGATGATGTTCCTTACCTTCACTGCGTATGCCCTTGATGGCTTTGCCTATGCGGTTGAAGCTTGCTCAGGAAAAGCCTGTGGCGCGAAGGATAGTAAGCAGTTACTTACTGTATGGCATGCCGCCTGCAGGCAGGCGCTGGTGGTGGCGCTGGCCTTCTCGCTGATTTACGCCGTAAGCGGAATGCAGATTGTTGCGCTGTTAACGTCACTGGAGCCGCTGCGCGAGCTGGCGGACCGCTATTTGTGGTGGCAGGTACTGATGCCGTTAGCAGGCGTCGGCTGTTATTTGCTGGACGGAATGTTTATCGGTGCCACACGCGCCAGCGAAATGCGTAATGGTATGGCGATAGCCGCTCTGGGCTTTGCACTGACGCTGTTTAGCGTGCCGTGGTTAGGCAATCACGGCCTTTGGCTGTCATTAACCGTGTTTATGCTGCTGCGGGGCATGACGCTTTGGACGATATGGCGAAGACACTGGCGTAACGGCAGCTGGTTTGTTCGTTGA
- the lexA gene encoding transcriptional repressor LexA, with translation MKALTARQQQVYDLIRDHINQTGMPPTRAEIAAQLGFRSPNAAEEHLKALARKGVIEIVSGASRGIRLMMEEEGGLPLIGRVAAGEPLLAEQHIEGHYQVDPALFRPGADFLLRVSGMSMKNIGIMDGDLLAVHKTEDVRNGQVVVARIDDEVTVKRLKKNGNMVELLPENPEFQPIVVDLRQQTLTIEGLAVGVIRNGNWL, from the coding sequence ATGAAAGCACTAACGGCAAGGCAGCAGCAGGTTTATGACCTGATTCGCGACCACATTAATCAAACCGGCATGCCCCCGACTCGGGCAGAAATAGCTGCGCAGCTCGGTTTTCGCTCTCCGAATGCGGCTGAAGAACACCTCAAAGCACTGGCACGTAAAGGCGTGATTGAAATTGTCTCCGGTGCTTCACGCGGTATTCGCCTGATGATGGAAGAAGAAGGCGGGCTTCCGTTAATTGGCCGGGTAGCAGCCGGTGAGCCACTGCTGGCAGAACAGCATATCGAAGGGCACTATCAGGTCGACCCGGCTCTGTTCAGACCAGGTGCTGATTTTCTGCTGCGTGTTAGCGGTATGTCGATGAAAAACATCGGTATTATGGATGGGGACCTGCTGGCGGTGCATAAAACGGAAGATGTGCGCAATGGCCAGGTTGTTGTGGCGCGCATCGATGATGAAGTTACCGTTAAACGGCTGAAAAAAAACGGAAATATGGTGGAGCTGCTGCCGGAAAACCCGGAGTTCCAGCCGATTGTGGTCGACCTGCGTCAGCAAACGCTGACCATTGAAGGACTGGCAGTTGGCGTCATCCGCAACGGAAACTGGCTTTGA
- a CDS encoding diacylglycerol kinase, which yields MANNATGLTRIFKAAGYSWKGLRAAWRHEAAFRQEAAAAILAVVIAGLLDVDAITRVLLIGSVILVIVVEILNSAIEAVVDRIGNEIHPLAGRAKDMGSAAVLITLLLAVFVWIMLLVPRL from the coding sequence ATGGCAAATAATGCCACCGGATTGACGCGAATTTTTAAGGCTGCCGGGTATTCGTGGAAAGGTCTGCGCGCCGCATGGCGGCACGAAGCGGCCTTTCGCCAGGAAGCAGCGGCTGCGATTCTCGCCGTTGTTATTGCGGGTCTTCTTGATGTCGACGCGATAACGCGTGTACTGCTGATCGGCTCCGTCATATTAGTGATTGTCGTCGAAATCCTGAACAGCGCCATTGAAGCGGTCGTTGACCGTATCGGTAATGAAATCCATCCCCTTGCCGGCCGGGCAAAAGATATGGGTTCTGCCGCCGTATTGATAACACTTCTGCTGGCCGTCTTTGTCTGGATAATGTTGCTGGTGCCGCGTTTGTGA
- the plsB gene encoding glycerol-3-phosphate 1-O-acyltransferase PlsB, giving the protein MSGWRNLYYNLLNLPVKFLVKSKAIPAEPVAELGLDTSRPIMYVLPYDSKADLLALREQCRKQDLPDPLEPLEIDGNLLPRHVFIHDGPRVFPYFVPNLESVKLFHDYLDLHRNHPELDVQMVPVSVMFGRAPGREVQGDQQPHLRVLNGIQKFFAVLWLGRDSFVRFSPMVSLRHMATEHGTDKIIAQKLARVARMHFARQRLAAVGPRLPVRQDLFNKLLQSKAIAKAVEDEARSKKISHEKAQQNAIELMEEVAADFSYEAIRLTDRIMGWTWSKLYQGINVSGGERVRQLAQDGHEIVYVPCHRSHMDYLLLSYVLYHQGLVPPHIAAGINLNFWPAGPIFRRLGAFFIRRTFKGNKLYSTVFREYLGELFTRGYSVEYFVEGGRSRTGRLLDPKTGTLSMTIQAMLRGGNRPITLVPIYIGYEHVMEVGTYAKELRGATKEKEGLMSMVRGLRKLRNLGQGYVNFGEPLPLVNYLNQQVPEWRDAIDPIESQRPAWLTPAVNDIAQQVMVRINNAGAANAMNLCVTALLASRQRSMTREQLTGQLDCYVQLLRNVPYSPDSTVPAVAPEALLEHALGMNKFELEQDSIGEIVILPREQAVLMTYYRNNIHHMLVMPSLIAAILMQHREVSRSELLRQAAVIYPMLKSELFLRWQQQDLPDLLDALVAEMARQGLLIAEQSTLRLSAGRFHTLQLLAAGVRETLQRYAITFSILSADPTINRGTLEKESRTMAQRLSVLHGINAPEFFDKAVFTSLVLTLRDEGYISDSGDAQVERTGQVYQLLADLITQDVRMTIESAVGHE; this is encoded by the coding sequence ATGTCAGGTTGGCGTAATTTATATTATAACTTATTGAATTTACCTGTTAAATTTCTGGTAAAAAGTAAAGCAATTCCGGCTGAGCCGGTTGCTGAACTCGGGCTTGATACGTCGCGCCCTATTATGTATGTACTGCCTTATGATTCAAAGGCCGATCTCCTGGCGCTGCGCGAGCAGTGTCGCAAACAGGATTTGCCCGATCCACTGGAACCGCTGGAGATCGATGGCAATCTGCTGCCACGCCACGTGTTTATCCATGATGGCCCGCGCGTATTCCCCTATTTCGTGCCGAATCTGGAGTCAGTTAAGCTGTTCCATGACTATCTGGATTTGCACCGCAACCATCCGGAACTTGATGTCCAGATGGTACCCGTCTCGGTGATGTTTGGACGCGCCCCCGGTCGCGAGGTGCAGGGCGACCAGCAGCCGCATCTGCGCGTGCTGAACGGCATCCAGAAATTCTTTGCCGTACTCTGGCTGGGCCGTGACAGTTTTGTGCGCTTCTCGCCGATGGTGTCGCTGCGCCATATGGCAACTGAACACGGTACCGACAAAATTATTGCCCAGAAGCTGGCCCGCGTGGCGCGCATGCACTTTGCCCGCCAGCGTTTGGCGGCAGTCGGGCCACGCCTGCCGGTGCGTCAGGATCTGTTCAATAAGCTTTTACAGTCCAAGGCCATCGCTAAAGCGGTAGAGGATGAAGCGCGCAGCAAGAAGATCTCCCACGAGAAAGCGCAGCAAAATGCGATAGAACTGATGGAGGAGGTCGCTGCCGACTTCTCTTACGAGGCGATTCGCCTCACTGACCGCATCATGGGCTGGACCTGGAGCAAACTCTACCAGGGGATTAACGTCAGTGGCGGCGAACGCGTGCGCCAGCTGGCACAGGACGGGCATGAAATTGTGTATGTGCCTTGCCACCGCAGCCATATGGATTATCTGCTGCTCTCTTACGTGCTGTACCACCAGGGGCTGGTACCGCCGCATATTGCCGCCGGTATCAACCTGAATTTCTGGCCTGCCGGGCCAATCTTCCGTCGCCTGGGCGCGTTCTTTATTCGCCGCACCTTTAAGGGCAACAAACTCTATTCGACGGTGTTCCGTGAATACCTCGGCGAACTGTTTACCCGCGGTTATTCGGTTGAATACTTTGTGGAAGGTGGGCGCTCACGTACTGGCCGTTTACTCGACCCCAAAACGGGTACGCTGTCGATGACCATTCAGGCGATGCTGCGCGGCGGCAACCGCCCCATCACCCTGGTGCCTATCTACATCGGGTACGAACATGTGATGGAAGTAGGAACCTACGCCAAAGAGCTGCGCGGAGCGACAAAAGAGAAAGAGGGCTTAATGTCGATGGTACGCGGACTGCGCAAGCTGCGTAACCTCGGCCAGGGTTACGTTAACTTTGGTGAGCCGCTACCGCTGGTCAACTACCTCAACCAGCAAGTACCGGAGTGGCGTGATGCCATCGATCCGATTGAATCCCAGCGCCCGGCATGGTTAACCCCGGCGGTTAATGATATTGCGCAGCAGGTGATGGTACGGATAAACAACGCCGGGGCGGCGAATGCCATGAACCTGTGTGTGACGGCCCTGCTGGCCTCACGTCAGCGCTCCATGACCCGTGAACAGCTCACCGGGCAGCTTGACTGCTACGTTCAACTGTTGCGTAACGTGCCGTATTCTCCTGACTCCACCGTGCCAGCCGTAGCGCCCGAAGCACTGCTTGAACACGCACTCGGCATGAATAAGTTTGAGCTGGAGCAGGACAGCATCGGTGAAATCGTCATTCTGCCGCGTGAACAGGCCGTGCTGATGACCTATTATCGCAATAACATTCACCATATGCTGGTCATGCCGTCGCTGATCGCCGCCATTCTGATGCAGCACCGCGAAGTGAGCCGCAGCGAACTGTTGCGCCAGGCAGCGGTGATTTATCCTATGCTCAAAAGCGAACTGTTCCTGCGTTGGCAGCAGCAAGATCTGCCTGACTTACTGGACGCGTTAGTGGCTGAAATGGCTCGCCAGGGGCTGTTGATTGCGGAACAAAGCACTCTGCGCCTGAGCGCTGGCCGTTTTCATACTCTGCAATTGCTGGCCGCCGGCGTACGCGAAACCCTGCAACGTTACGCCATTACTTTCTCAATCCTCAGTGCCGATCCGACGATTAACCGTGGCACGCTGGAGAAAGAAAGTCGCACTATGGCGCAGCGCCTGTCGGTGCTGCACGGCATCAACGCCCCGGAGTTCTTCGACAAAGCGGTATTCACTTCGCTGGTATTAACACTGCGTGATGAGGGCTATATCAGCGATTCCGGCGATGCTCAGGTTGAGCGTACCGGGCAGGTTTACCAGCTGCTGGCTGACCTGATAACGCAAGATGTGAGAATGACCATTGAGAGTGCCGTCGGCCACGAGTGA
- the ubiA gene encoding 4-hydroxybenzoate octaprenyltransferase — MEKSVQMSKFSAYCRLMRIDKPIGSLLLLWPTLWALWLAGMQVPPLKVLLVFVLGVFFMRAAGCVVNDFADRNIDGHVKRTRERPLPSGAVTAREAKLLFAGLVLISFALVMTMNSMTIWLSLGGLGLAWMYPFMKRYTHLPQVVLGAAFGWAIPMAWAAVSESVPLTCWLLFLANICWTVAYDTQYAMVDRDDDVKIGVKSTAILFGRYDKLIIGMLQLATLLLLTLVGWRTGLNGIFYGTVLAAGALFIYQQKLIARRQRELCFKAFLNNNWVGLLLFIGVALSL, encoded by the coding sequence ATGGAGAAAAGTGTGCAAATGAGTAAGTTCTCGGCTTACTGCCGTCTGATGCGTATTGATAAACCCATTGGTTCACTGCTGCTGCTATGGCCCACATTATGGGCGCTGTGGCTGGCGGGGATGCAGGTCCCGCCGCTCAAGGTGCTGCTGGTATTTGTGCTGGGCGTATTCTTTATGCGTGCGGCGGGCTGCGTAGTCAATGATTTTGCCGACCGCAACATTGACGGACACGTGAAGCGCACCCGTGAGCGGCCGTTGCCAAGCGGCGCGGTGACAGCGCGTGAGGCGAAGCTGCTGTTTGCCGGGCTGGTGCTCATCTCCTTCGCGCTGGTGATGACGATGAACAGCATGACCATCTGGCTGTCGCTGGGCGGGCTGGGTTTGGCCTGGATGTACCCGTTTATGAAGCGTTACACCCATCTGCCACAGGTGGTGCTGGGGGCGGCGTTTGGCTGGGCGATCCCGATGGCGTGGGCGGCGGTGAGTGAAAGCGTGCCGCTGACCTGCTGGCTACTGTTCCTGGCGAATATCTGCTGGACGGTGGCTTACGATACGCAATACGCGATGGTTGACCGCGATGACGATGTGAAAATCGGCGTGAAATCTACCGCAATCCTGTTTGGCCGTTATGACAAACTGATTATTGGCATGTTGCAGCTGGCGACGCTGCTTCTGCTGACGCTGGTGGGCTGGCGGACGGGGCTGAACGGCATCTTCTACGGCACGGTGCTGGCGGCGGGCGCACTGTTTATCTATCAGCAAAAGCTGATAGCCCGGCGTCAGCGCGAGCTGTGCTTTAAGGCTTTTCTGAATAACAACTGGGTAGGGCTGCTGCTGTTTATCGGCGTGGCGCTCAGCCTCTGA
- the ubiC gene encoding chorismate lyase: MAENALSLLSAIEWIPDSSPLLTAPLLDWLMEVDSMTRRFERHCQRVTVNLLREGFVSPEEIAQEVIMLPAESRYWLREIELCADGVPWLVARTLVPESTLIGPEQKLQQLGTVPLGRYLFASSTLTRDFIDVGQSAGLWARRSRLRLSGKPLLLSELFLPACPLYESLAKGEQ, translated from the coding sequence ATGGCGGAGAACGCGCTGTCGCTATTAAGCGCGATCGAATGGATCCCCGACTCATCACCCTTGCTGACCGCCCCTCTGCTTGACTGGCTGATGGAAGTTGACTCCATGACCCGGCGTTTTGAACGCCATTGCCAGCGGGTGACGGTGAATCTGTTACGTGAGGGGTTTGTCAGCCCAGAGGAAATCGCGCAAGAAGTTATTATGCTGCCAGCAGAAAGCCGTTACTGGCTGCGTGAAATTGAGCTTTGTGCCGACGGGGTGCCGTGGCTGGTGGCGCGGACGCTGGTGCCGGAGTCGACGCTGATTGGCCCGGAGCAGAAGTTACAGCAGTTGGGTACCGTACCGCTGGGGCGTTATCTGTTTGCCTCCTCAACCCTGACACGTGACTTCATCGATGTTGGCCAGAGCGCAGGTTTGTGGGCGCGACGCTCGCGTTTGCGCCTGTCGGGAAAACCGCTGTTACTCAGCGAACTGTTTTTACCCGCTTGCCCCCTGTATGAAAGCCTGGCAAAAGGGGAGCAGTAG
- the psiE gene encoding phosphate-starvation-inducible protein PsiE, translating to MTSPVRSTPAIRLAFALQMVLNAGLIVLACILIIFLGKETMHLGNVLLNTGEQTSSYLLIDGIVIYFLYFEFIALIIKYFQSGYHFPLRYFVYIGITAIIRLIIVDHKNPFDTLAYAIAILILVITLWLANTNRLKRE from the coding sequence ATGACTTCCCCTGTGCGCAGTACTCCTGCCATTCGCCTGGCGTTTGCCCTGCAAATGGTGCTAAACGCTGGCCTGATTGTACTTGCCTGTATCCTGATTATCTTCCTCGGCAAAGAGACTATGCATCTCGGTAATGTGTTGCTGAATACCGGGGAACAGACCTCGTCTTATCTACTGATTGATGGCATCGTCATCTACTTTCTCTATTTCGAGTTCATTGCCTTAATCATCAAATACTTCCAGTCGGGTTATCACTTCCCGTTACGCTATTTCGTCTATATCGGTATTACCGCGATTATTCGCCTGATTATCGTCGATCATAAAAACCCGTTTGATACTCTGGCCTATGCCATAGCGATCCTGATATTAGTCATCACCCTGTGGCTGGCGAACACCAATCGCCTGAAGCGCGAATAA